A single window of Usitatibacter rugosus DNA harbors:
- a CDS encoding tautomerase family protein: MPLITVTMRPGKSAAYKTQVLGAVHSALVASGVPDTDRFHRVLELGPDDFRFDPSYPDLAKPRSEDFVLIEILLSVGRSVKIKKKILADLIAGTSKAGLHPDDVFVVFKETTWENWAFGGGRQIHV; this comes from the coding sequence ATGCCCCTCATCACCGTCACGATGCGGCCCGGCAAATCGGCCGCCTACAAGACCCAGGTGCTGGGCGCGGTGCATTCCGCGCTCGTCGCCTCGGGCGTTCCCGACACGGACCGCTTCCATCGCGTGCTGGAGCTGGGGCCCGACGACTTCCGCTTCGATCCCTCGTACCCGGATCTCGCGAAGCCGCGGAGCGAGGATTTCGTGCTGATCGAGATCCTCCTCTCCGTGGGACGCAGCGTGAAGATCAAGAAGAAGATCCTCGCCGACCTCATCGCCGGCACCAGCAAGGCGGGGCTGCATCCCGACGACGTGTTCGTGGTCTTCAAGGAAACCACCTGGGAGAACTGGGCCTTCGGCGGCGGGCGCCAGATCCACGTTTAA
- a CDS encoding sulfite exporter TauE/SafE family protein, which produces MITDPAFYFVAIPAIILVGISKGGFGSGVGILATPMVALAVPMTQAAAILLPILCLMDVIGLIAYRGRWMRDHIVLLLCGGIVGVALGTLAFSYIDDAMLRIGIGAFAISFVVHRLASPAQAEATPHSAAKGLIWSAASGFTSTLIHAGGPPLNVYLLPRKLDKAVFVGTTVVFFAVINAVKLLPYTWLGLFDPANLKTSAVLAPLAPVGILLGVWMMRRIPQEAFYRICYAILLVVGAKLLWDGFSGLK; this is translated from the coding sequence TTGATCACCGACCCGGCGTTCTACTTCGTCGCGATCCCCGCGATCATCCTGGTGGGGATCTCCAAGGGCGGCTTCGGCAGCGGCGTCGGCATCCTCGCGACACCGATGGTGGCGCTCGCCGTCCCGATGACGCAGGCCGCCGCCATCCTGCTGCCGATCCTGTGCCTGATGGACGTCATCGGCCTCATCGCCTACCGCGGCCGCTGGATGCGAGACCACATCGTCCTGCTGCTTTGCGGCGGCATCGTCGGCGTCGCCCTGGGCACGCTCGCCTTCAGCTACATCGACGACGCGATGCTGCGCATCGGCATCGGTGCCTTCGCGATCTCGTTCGTCGTCCACCGGCTCGCGAGCCCCGCGCAGGCCGAGGCCACGCCCCACTCGGCGGCCAAGGGGCTCATCTGGTCGGCCGCCTCCGGGTTCACCAGCACGTTGATCCACGCGGGCGGCCCGCCGCTCAACGTCTACTTGCTGCCCCGGAAGCTCGACAAGGCGGTGTTCGTCGGGACGACGGTGGTGTTCTTCGCGGTCATCAACGCCGTGAAGCTGCTGCCCTACACGTGGCTGGGCCTCTTCGACCCCGCCAATCTCAAGACCTCGGCGGTGCTGGCGCCCTTGGCGCCGGTGGGCATCCTGCTCGGGGTCTGGATGATGCGGCGCATCCCGCAGGAGGCCTTCTACCGCATCTGTTACGCCATCTTGCTGGTGGTGGGCGCCAAGCTGCTCTGGGACGGCTTCTCCGGATTGAAATAA
- a CDS encoding winged helix-turn-helix transcriptional regulator: protein MATTARRFNAMTATCPSRAVLAHVADKWTVLILGVLTEDTTRFNELRRRVQGITQKVLTQTLRDLERLGFVSRKIYAEVPPRVEYSLTPLGRSLVRVLDNVREWADTHTGEVLAAQQRFERQAAAKAQIRT from the coding sequence ATGGCCACGACCGCCCGGCGCTTCAACGCGATGACCGCCACCTGCCCCTCGAGGGCGGTGCTCGCCCACGTGGCGGACAAGTGGACCGTGCTCATCCTCGGTGTGCTCACGGAGGACACCACGCGCTTCAACGAGCTGCGCCGGCGCGTGCAGGGCATCACGCAGAAGGTCCTCACGCAGACGCTGCGCGACCTGGAGCGCCTCGGCTTCGTCTCGCGGAAGATCTACGCCGAGGTCCCGCCGCGCGTGGAGTACAGCTTGACGCCGCTCGGGCGCTCGCTGGTGCGCGTGCTGGACAACGTGCGCGAGTGGGCGGACACGCACACCGGCGAGGTGCTCGCCGCGCAGCAGCGCTTCGAGCGCCAGGCGGCCGCGAAGGCTCAGATCCGCACGTAG
- a CDS encoding SDR family NAD(P)-dependent oxidoreductase: protein MNLYIITGTTQGLGKALAAQVGESADNELITLGRSPDAPVRGGAHLGVDLADTKALEEVCDRIELRIRGKRYAKAVLVNNAGVVSPVGPIEKADGAELERNLAVNLVAPMLLMRRFLRATEGVALLRRIINISSGAGRRPIAGWAAYCAAKAGLDMATRTIALDCEARHKPVEVVSLAPGVIDTQMQGVVRSAEVADFPDLERFKELHAQGQLRNADDVARDILRLESEGRLAGEPVADLREVAARGAAAAR, encoded by the coding sequence ATGAACCTCTACATCATCACCGGCACCACGCAGGGACTCGGCAAGGCCCTCGCCGCGCAAGTGGGCGAATCCGCCGACAACGAATTGATCACGCTCGGCCGCTCGCCCGATGCGCCGGTGCGCGGCGGCGCCCACCTCGGCGTGGACCTGGCCGACACGAAGGCGCTCGAGGAGGTTTGCGACCGCATCGAGCTGCGCATCCGCGGCAAGCGCTACGCCAAGGCGGTGCTGGTCAACAACGCGGGCGTGGTCTCGCCCGTCGGCCCGATCGAGAAGGCGGATGGCGCCGAGCTCGAGCGCAACCTCGCCGTGAACCTCGTGGCACCGATGCTGCTGATGCGCCGGTTCCTCCGCGCCACCGAGGGCGTGGCGCTGCTGCGCCGGATCATCAACATCTCGTCGGGCGCGGGCCGCCGTCCCATCGCGGGCTGGGCCGCGTACTGCGCGGCGAAGGCGGGCCTCGACATGGCCACGCGCACCATCGCGCTCGACTGCGAGGCGCGCCACAAGCCCGTGGAGGTCGTGAGCCTGGCGCCCGGCGTGATCGACACGCAGATGCAGGGCGTGGTGCGAAGCGCCGAAGTGGCGGACTTCCCGGACCTCGAGCGCTTCAAGGAGCTGCACGCACAGGGCCAGCTTCGCAACGCCGACGACGTGGCGCGCGACATCCTGCGGCTCGAGTCCGAAGGCCGGCTCGCCGGCGAACCGGTCGCGGACCTTCGCGAGGTGGCGGCGCGCGGTGCCGCCGCGGCGCGTTGA
- a CDS encoding DUF1697 domain-containing protein, with translation MTRHVAFLRAVNVGGRGVVKMSDLARRLTALGLTDVSTFIASGNVIFTAQGKPLELAQRIEADLLDWLGYPVAAMVRTWADLEALVASNPFKGVTRQPDAKLYVAFLWEPPKEKPKLPRVSERSGLRLFRVTGSEAFMVAERLADGKFGVPNLPLEKELGVPATTRNWNTILRLVNLKNLP, from the coding sequence ATGACGCGGCACGTCGCATTCCTGCGCGCCGTCAACGTGGGAGGCCGCGGCGTCGTGAAGATGTCCGATCTCGCCAGGCGCCTCACCGCGCTCGGCCTCACCGACGTCTCGACCTTCATCGCGTCGGGCAACGTGATCTTCACCGCCCAGGGCAAGCCGCTCGAGCTCGCGCAGCGCATCGAAGCCGATCTCCTCGACTGGCTCGGCTACCCGGTGGCGGCGATGGTGCGCACCTGGGCGGACCTGGAAGCCCTGGTCGCGTCCAATCCGTTCAAGGGCGTCACGCGCCAGCCCGACGCGAAGCTCTACGTCGCCTTCCTGTGGGAGCCGCCGAAGGAAAAGCCGAAGCTGCCGCGCGTCTCGGAGCGCTCGGGCCTGCGCCTCTTCCGCGTCACCGGCAGCGAGGCGTTCATGGTGGCGGAGCGCCTCGCCGACGGAAAATTCGGCGTGCCCAACCTGCCGCTCGAAAAGGAGCTGGGCGTGCCCGCCACCACCCGAAACTGGAATACCATCCTGCGCTTGGTCAACCTGAAGAACCTTCCGTGA
- a CDS encoding alkaline phosphatase D family protein, with the protein MKAPAAARRAFLARAVGLAAASFFRPAFAATAALRFSDNPFTLGIASGSPRSDSVVLWTRLAPKPLEMGGGMAPDSIDVAWEVAHDDKFSKIVRRGTVLAGPSRAHAVHVECDGLEPSRKYFYRFIAGGVASPVGRTRTTPAAGQGDERLRIALASCQQYEQGFFAAHRHIAAEDPDLVAFVGDYIYESSWGREHVRKHSTSEPHTLADYRARYAQYKSDADLQLAHRACPWIVTWDDHEVDNDYASDRSEDLDQNFVARRAAAYRAFFEHHPMRASVLLDGVGIRIYDRFDWGSLATLHVLDDRQYRSYQSCPKPMRGGGNVVGEECTERLNPDRTMLGAAQEAWLAEGLARSTGRWNLITQQTLFAPAVRPSEKGPQHWTDGWEGYPAARERLAAQLADGRASNPVILGGDVHCAYVADVQEKPGVAGSRVVATEFCATSITSQGTSAKVVQDYLNTNPHLRYGNAAHRGYTLIDLGRDKLEAKQRVIETPKKTDPAVSTHASFTVEAGRAGVLR; encoded by the coding sequence CTTCGGGCTCGCCACGCTCCGACAGCGTCGTGCTGTGGACGCGCCTCGCCCCCAAGCCCCTCGAGATGGGCGGCGGCATGGCCCCCGACAGCATCGATGTGGCGTGGGAAGTCGCACACGACGACAAATTCTCGAAGATCGTCCGCCGCGGCACCGTCCTCGCGGGCCCGTCTCGCGCGCACGCCGTGCATGTCGAGTGCGACGGCCTCGAGCCTTCGCGCAAATACTTCTACCGCTTCATCGCGGGCGGCGTCGCGAGCCCCGTGGGCCGCACGCGCACCACGCCCGCCGCCGGCCAGGGCGACGAGCGGCTGCGCATCGCGCTCGCGTCCTGCCAGCAGTACGAGCAGGGCTTCTTTGCCGCGCACCGCCACATCGCCGCCGAGGATCCGGACCTGGTCGCCTTCGTGGGCGACTACATCTACGAATCGAGCTGGGGCCGCGAGCACGTGCGCAAGCACTCCACCAGCGAGCCCCACACGCTGGCCGACTACCGCGCGCGCTACGCCCAGTACAAGTCCGATGCCGACCTGCAGCTCGCCCACCGCGCCTGTCCATGGATCGTCACGTGGGACGACCACGAGGTGGACAACGACTACGCCTCCGACCGCTCCGAGGACCTGGACCAGAACTTCGTCGCGCGCCGCGCCGCCGCCTACCGCGCGTTCTTCGAGCACCACCCGATGCGCGCTTCGGTCCTGCTGGACGGCGTCGGCATCCGCATCTACGACCGCTTCGACTGGGGCAGCCTCGCCACGCTGCACGTCCTCGACGACCGCCAGTACCGCTCGTACCAGTCCTGCCCGAAGCCGATGCGCGGCGGCGGCAATGTCGTCGGCGAGGAATGCACCGAGCGTTTGAATCCGGACCGCACGATGCTCGGTGCCGCGCAGGAAGCCTGGCTCGCCGAGGGTCTTGCGCGCTCGACGGGCCGCTGGAACCTCATCACGCAGCAGACGCTCTTCGCGCCCGCCGTGCGGCCCTCCGAGAAAGGGCCGCAGCACTGGACCGACGGGTGGGAAGGCTATCCGGCCGCGCGGGAGCGGCTGGCCGCGCAGCTCGCCGACGGACGCGCCTCGAACCCCGTGATCCTCGGCGGCGACGTGCACTGCGCCTACGTGGCCGACGTCCAGGAGAAGCCCGGCGTGGCCGGATCGCGCGTCGTGGCCACCGAGTTCTGCGCGACCTCGATCACCTCGCAGGGCACGAGCGCCAAGGTGGTCCAGGATTACCTCAACACCAATCCGCACCTGCGCTACGGCAACGCGGCGCATCGCGGCTACACGCTGATCGACCTCGGGCGCGACAAGCTGGAGGCGAAGCAGCGCGTGATCGAGACGCCCAAGAAGACCGACCCGGCGGTCTCCACCCACGCGAGCTTCACGGTGGAAGCGGGCCGCGCGGGCGTGCTGCGGTAG
- a CDS encoding C1 family peptidase, with product MATKKETRVRNVTPDKVDLRDRPYQPSVAVVPPPAFRVKTKVAVANQGSTSACTGFGLATVVGHLLRIADRPKEAEVSPWMLYSMARRYDEFPGAEDAGSSVRGALKGWFKHGACALDLWNAIDMPSATNEPGKDWWLDAVNRPLGAYYRVDPRSITDMHVALNEAGVLYASAVCHAGWDEGVKPKTPKGWAIPLRDVKAGDGGHAFAIVGYDDRGFLVQNSWSAEWGDGGFATLTYEDWLSNAMDCWVAQLGVVTEEHRRVAKAVTPTTKKSGDAALSTNEMLRRHQLAPYVIDMERDGALSKSGAFRTSEDDVKALVTDYLETACKAWGLKAGDPLDLVIYAHGGLTGERDAESTFSRWLPELYSAHKFPVFLMWESDILSTIVNRLAHAVEMTPRPTGGPAEVFTRWWNERLESLLAPSGCALWDEMKRNAAAITEGPESGGRLLFKHLRDSPVAARYQLRLHLVGHSAGAIAHALLIDRMAALEWDFQTVTFLAPALRVDRFRERVLPWLEAKRIRRFREYHLADSAEQQDSTMRALLGYGRSLLYLVSRSFEGGNDVPILGMQNHFPADVARLRSVEICCAPSEKSRSTTHGGFDNDAATLASVIAGLK from the coding sequence ATGGCCACGAAGAAGGAAACGCGTGTTCGCAATGTGACGCCGGACAAGGTGGATCTCCGCGACCGGCCGTACCAGCCTTCCGTCGCCGTGGTGCCGCCGCCGGCGTTTCGCGTGAAGACGAAGGTGGCCGTGGCCAACCAGGGCTCCACGAGCGCCTGCACCGGCTTCGGCCTCGCGACGGTCGTGGGACATCTCCTGCGCATCGCGGATCGCCCGAAGGAAGCGGAGGTCTCGCCGTGGATGCTCTATTCCATGGCGCGGCGCTACGACGAGTTCCCGGGCGCCGAGGATGCGGGCTCGAGCGTGCGCGGAGCGTTGAAGGGCTGGTTCAAGCACGGGGCCTGCGCGCTCGACCTCTGGAACGCGATCGACATGCCGTCCGCGACCAACGAGCCGGGCAAGGACTGGTGGCTCGATGCGGTGAATCGCCCGCTCGGCGCCTACTACCGTGTCGACCCGCGCTCCATCACCGACATGCACGTCGCGCTGAACGAGGCGGGCGTCCTCTACGCGAGCGCCGTGTGCCACGCCGGATGGGACGAGGGCGTGAAGCCGAAGACGCCGAAGGGCTGGGCGATCCCGCTGCGCGACGTGAAGGCGGGCGACGGCGGCCACGCCTTCGCGATCGTGGGCTACGACGACCGCGGCTTCCTGGTGCAGAACTCGTGGTCCGCGGAGTGGGGCGACGGCGGCTTCGCGACACTCACCTACGAGGACTGGCTCTCCAACGCCATGGACTGCTGGGTGGCGCAGCTCGGCGTGGTGACGGAGGAACACCGCCGCGTCGCGAAGGCGGTGACGCCGACCACGAAGAAATCCGGCGACGCGGCGCTCTCCACCAACGAGATGCTGCGCCGGCACCAGCTCGCGCCGTACGTGATCGACATGGAGCGCGACGGAGCCCTCTCGAAGTCGGGCGCCTTCCGTACTTCGGAGGACGACGTGAAGGCGCTCGTCACCGACTACCTCGAAACGGCGTGCAAGGCGTGGGGGCTCAAGGCCGGCGATCCGCTCGACCTCGTGATCTACGCGCACGGCGGATTGACCGGCGAGCGAGATGCCGAGTCGACGTTCTCGAGGTGGCTCCCGGAGCTCTACTCGGCGCACAAATTCCCGGTCTTCCTGATGTGGGAGTCGGACATCCTCTCCACGATCGTCAATCGCCTCGCGCACGCCGTGGAGATGACGCCGCGGCCCACGGGCGGGCCGGCCGAGGTCTTCACGCGCTGGTGGAACGAGCGCCTCGAGTCGCTGCTCGCGCCTTCGGGCTGCGCGTTGTGGGACGAGATGAAGCGCAACGCCGCGGCGATCACCGAGGGGCCGGAATCGGGCGGGCGCCTGCTCTTCAAGCACCTGCGCGATTCGCCGGTGGCCGCGCGCTACCAGCTGCGCCTGCATCTCGTGGGCCATTCCGCCGGCGCCATCGCGCACGCGCTGCTCATCGACCGCATGGCCGCGCTCGAATGGGATTTCCAGACCGTCACCTTCCTCGCGCCCGCGCTTCGCGTCGACCGCTTTCGCGAGCGCGTGCTGCCGTGGCTCGAGGCGAAGCGCATCCGCCGCTTCCGCGAATACCACCTCGCGGACTCCGCCGAGCAGCAGGACAGCACGATGCGAGCGCTGCTGGGCTATGGCCGCTCGCTGCTCTACCTCGTGTCGCGCTCCTTCGAAGGCGGCAACGACGTCCCCATCCTCGGAATGCAAAACCACTTTCCTGCCGACGTCGCGCGCCTGCGCTCGGTCGAGATATGCTGTGCTCCTTCCGAGAAATCGCGCTCCACGACCCACGGCGGCTTCGACAACGACGCGGCCACGCTCGCGAGCGTCATCGCCGGCCTGAAATGA
- the gstA gene encoding glutathione transferase GstA: MKLYFSPGACSLSPHIALREAGLDFTLQKVDTKTKQLDGGGDYLALNGKGYVPMLEMKDGDRLTEGPAIVQYIADLAPASKLAPAAGTKERVRLQEWLNFITSEIHKGFTPLFQADTPEDYKPIARAKLSKRFDWLAKQLEGKTYLTGDTFTVADGYLFVVLNWTKFVGIDLTPWPALTAFQARVGARPKVQEALRAEGLLQKA; the protein is encoded by the coding sequence ATGAAGCTGTACTTCTCGCCCGGCGCCTGTTCCCTCTCCCCGCACATCGCGCTTCGCGAAGCGGGCCTCGATTTCACGCTGCAGAAAGTCGACACCAAGACCAAGCAGCTGGACGGGGGCGGCGACTATCTCGCCCTGAACGGCAAGGGCTACGTGCCGATGCTCGAGATGAAGGACGGCGATCGCCTCACCGAAGGCCCGGCGATCGTCCAATACATCGCCGACCTCGCCCCCGCCTCGAAGCTGGCACCCGCGGCCGGAACCAAGGAGCGCGTGCGCCTGCAGGAGTGGCTCAACTTCATCACGTCCGAGATCCACAAGGGCTTCACGCCGCTCTTCCAGGCCGACACGCCCGAAGACTACAAGCCGATCGCGCGCGCCAAGCTCTCCAAGCGCTTCGACTGGCTCGCCAAGCAGCTCGAAGGCAAGACCTACCTCACGGGCGACACGTTCACGGTCGCCGACGGGTATCTCTTCGTGGTGCTGAACTGGACGAAGTTCGTCGGCATCGATCTCACGCCCTGGCCCGCGCTCACCGCTTTCCAGGCGCGCGTCGGCGCACGCCCGAAGGTGCAGGAAGCGCTGCGCGCCGAAGGCCTCCTCCAGAAAGCCTGA
- a CDS encoding SDR family oxidoreductase encodes MSENVVIITGASRGIGAATARLAAQRGYAVCVNYATNRDAADRVVADITKAGGRALATQANVANEADVIRLFDAAAQALGPVTALVNNAGILEQQMRLDEMEAGRFERVFAINITGAFLCAREAVRRMSTKHGGHGGTIVNVGSMASKLGSPGEYIDYAASKGAIDSLTIGLAKEVAEEGIRVNAVRPGVIRTEIHASGGEAGRVDRVAKSVPMKRGGEPEEVAHAILWLLSSESSYSTGTFIDVSGGR; translated from the coding sequence ATGAGTGAGAACGTGGTGATCATCACCGGCGCCAGCCGGGGAATAGGCGCAGCAACCGCCCGGCTGGCCGCCCAGCGCGGCTACGCGGTCTGCGTGAACTACGCGACAAACCGTGACGCCGCGGATCGCGTGGTAGCGGACATCACGAAGGCCGGAGGCCGTGCCCTCGCGACCCAGGCGAATGTGGCGAACGAAGCCGACGTCATCCGCCTCTTCGACGCGGCGGCCCAGGCCCTGGGGCCGGTGACGGCCCTCGTGAACAACGCCGGCATCCTCGAGCAGCAGATGCGCCTGGACGAGATGGAGGCCGGCCGCTTCGAGCGCGTGTTCGCGATCAACATCACCGGCGCCTTCCTGTGCGCCCGCGAAGCCGTGCGCCGCATGTCCACGAAGCATGGCGGCCATGGCGGCACGATCGTCAATGTGGGCTCGATGGCCTCGAAGCTGGGCTCTCCGGGCGAATACATCGACTACGCGGCCTCGAAAGGCGCCATCGACAGCCTCACCATCGGCCTGGCCAAGGAAGTAGCGGAGGAAGGAATTCGCGTGAACGCGGTGCGACCCGGCGTGATCCGCACCGAAATCCACGCATCCGGCGGCGAGGCCGGCCGCGTGGACCGCGTGGCCAAGTCCGTGCCGATGAAGCGCGGCGGCGAGCCCGAAGAGGTCGCGCACGCCATCCTCTGGCTGCTTTCGTCCGAATCTTCATACAGCACCGGCACTTTCATCGACGTTTCCGGCGGGCGTTAA
- a CDS encoding MmcQ/YjbR family DNA-binding protein: protein MVTVSVARKILLALPDTEEKAHMGHPDFRVNNRIFASLAPSKNKKKVVVVKLSLANQTAVMQIDPDAYSTNGWSRHGWTTVHLDKMTPSRFRSLAQSSWAEVAAKKRAS, encoded by the coding sequence ATGGTCACCGTTTCCGTTGCCCGCAAGATCCTGCTCGCCCTCCCCGACACCGAGGAGAAGGCCCACATGGGGCACCCGGACTTCCGGGTGAACAACCGCATCTTCGCGAGCCTGGCACCCAGCAAGAACAAGAAGAAGGTCGTCGTGGTGAAGCTCTCGCTCGCCAACCAGACGGCGGTGATGCAGATCGACCCGGACGCGTATTCCACGAATGGCTGGTCCCGCCACGGCTGGACCACCGTCCACCTGGACAAGATGACGCCGTCGCGCTTCCGTTCGCTCGCCCAGTCCTCCTGGGCCGAGGTCGCGGCCAAGAAAAGGGCATCGTGA
- a CDS encoding acyltransferase family protein: MAITQRPRFDSVDALRGITVAAMLLVNNPGDWTHIYAPLRHAAWDGCTPTDLIFPFFLFVVGVSITLAQDALTDRAIVLRALRIVGLGLVLHAFAYLILDQPMYRIPGVLQRIGLCFGAAALLARHTRPLTQWGIIGAILLGYWAWMGWGEPYAIDGRPDPEGVASTFPAIATTLLGVRAAEWLRRGTLWPLGVAGVVLLLAGEAWAQAFPFNKTLWTSSYVLWTGGWAMLALAVVDEAIDKQRWPAIGRRMGRNAIAIYAGAWLMSVLFDAWRWHEPLYKALLWLPSPEAASLAYAALFTLAWWIVAVWLDRRAIYVRI; encoded by the coding sequence ATGGCCATAACCCAGCGTCCGCGGTTCGATTCGGTCGATGCGCTCCGCGGCATCACCGTCGCGGCGATGCTCCTCGTCAACAATCCCGGCGACTGGACGCACATCTATGCGCCGCTGCGACACGCGGCGTGGGACGGCTGCACGCCGACCGATCTCATCTTCCCGTTCTTCCTGTTCGTGGTTGGCGTGTCGATCACGCTCGCCCAGGACGCGCTCACCGACCGCGCGATCGTGCTGCGCGCGCTTCGCATCGTGGGCCTCGGTCTCGTGCTGCATGCGTTCGCCTATCTCATCCTCGACCAGCCGATGTATCGCATTCCCGGCGTGCTGCAACGGATCGGGCTGTGCTTCGGTGCGGCCGCCCTGCTCGCGCGCCACACGCGGCCTCTCACTCAGTGGGGAATCATCGGCGCGATCCTCCTCGGCTACTGGGCGTGGATGGGCTGGGGCGAACCGTATGCGATCGACGGGCGTCCCGATCCGGAGGGTGTTGCGAGCACGTTCCCCGCCATCGCGACCACGCTGCTCGGCGTTCGCGCGGCGGAGTGGCTGAGGCGCGGCACGCTGTGGCCCCTCGGCGTCGCGGGCGTGGTGCTCCTGCTCGCGGGCGAAGCGTGGGCGCAGGCCTTCCCGTTCAACAAGACGCTGTGGACGTCGTCGTACGTGCTGTGGACCGGCGGCTGGGCGATGCTGGCGCTCGCGGTCGTGGACGAGGCGATCGACAAGCAGCGCTGGCCCGCGATCGGGCGGCGCATGGGCCGAAACGCCATCGCGATCTACGCGGGCGCCTGGCTCATGTCCGTACTCTTCGATGCCTGGCGCTGGCACGAGCCGCTTTACAAGGCCTTGCTGTGGCTCCCCTCGCCCGAGGCGGCATCGCTTGCCTACGCGGCGCTCTTCACGCTCGCCTGGTGGATCGTCGCCGTCTGGCTCGACCGGCGCGCGATCTACGTGCGGATCTGA
- a CDS encoding DinB family protein, with the protein MTGHSLAQHFATEAYNNAWANHRLLKACLQLTDEEFAAPRTSFFPSLKGTLNHILTVDWYYLEMFERSHAGLPPHPQAWRHFEPEEPFARCVDVAREQHAADRRLISFCESLDDAKLDAAILMPRRVGGAHRDYTRRILAHLFEHQIHHRGQAHAMLSGTRVAPPQLDEFFCTAEAHLRAPDFAELGFSEAAIWGERANPPGA; encoded by the coding sequence GTGACCGGGCACTCGCTGGCGCAGCACTTCGCCACCGAGGCCTACAACAACGCCTGGGCGAACCACCGGCTCCTCAAGGCCTGCCTGCAGCTCACGGACGAGGAGTTCGCCGCCCCGCGCACGAGCTTCTTCCCGTCGCTGAAGGGCACGCTGAACCACATCCTCACCGTGGACTGGTATTACCTCGAGATGTTCGAGCGCAGCCACGCGGGCCTTCCGCCACATCCGCAGGCCTGGCGCCATTTCGAGCCCGAGGAGCCCTTCGCGCGCTGCGTGGATGTCGCCCGCGAGCAACACGCGGCCGACCGGCGCCTGATCTCGTTCTGCGAATCGCTGGACGATGCGAAGCTGGACGCCGCGATCCTCATGCCGCGGCGGGTGGGCGGCGCGCATCGCGACTACACGCGCCGGATCCTCGCCCACCTCTTCGAGCACCAGATCCACCACCGCGGCCAGGCGCACGCCATGCTCTCGGGCACCCGCGTGGCCCCACCGCAGCTCGACGAATTCTTCTGCACCGCCGAAGCGCACCTCCGGGCCCCGGATTTCGCCGAGCTCGGGTTCAGCGAGGCCGCGATCTGGGGCGAGCGCGCGAACCCGCCGGGCGCATGA
- a CDS encoding DUF3052 family protein, with translation MPVGYSGTPLSKKLGIKAGGNVVAWDAPRNYLKLLAPLPKEVTLASRLGRGTDILHVFCTRRTTLDAALSRALAKLRDDATIWVSWPKKASKVATDITEDTIREIALPLGLVDVKVCAVDEKWSGLKLVVRKENRAKK, from the coding sequence ATGCCCGTCGGCTATTCCGGAACGCCGCTGTCGAAGAAGCTCGGCATCAAGGCCGGCGGCAACGTGGTCGCGTGGGACGCGCCGCGCAACTACCTGAAACTGCTCGCTCCCCTGCCCAAGGAGGTGACGCTCGCCTCGCGCCTGGGCCGCGGCACGGACATCCTCCACGTCTTCTGCACCCGCCGCACGACGCTCGATGCGGCGCTATCCCGTGCGCTCGCCAAGCTGCGCGACGACGCCACGATCTGGGTTTCCTGGCCCAAGAAGGCTTCCAAGGTCGCCACCGACATCACGGAAGACACCATCCGCGAGATCGCCCTGCCGCTGGGCCTCGTGGATGTCAAAGTCTGCGCCGTGGACGAGAAGTGGTCCGGGCTCAAGCTCGTGGTGCGCAAGGAAAACCGCGCGAAGAAATGA